The DNA window CGAAGAGGGCATTCCACGCCCAATTGGGAATCACTGTTGCAGCAAATCCAGCAATGAAGAATCCGGCAAGGAGCGGGTTGCCGAGCATCTTCACGTCTCTACGCGTCTGATTGGCCGCTTCGACCCAGCCGTTCCAGGACGTGATTTTCTTCCGCCACGACGTCGTATGGGCGTCTGGATTCTGTTCGAACAGCGATTGACACTGGTCCGAACAGAAGTGGACACCCTCGTTCTTGTATTCGACAGAAATCGCGTTCTCTCGGTTCATCCGCATCTTACAGACGGGATCAGTGACGACGGGTTGTTCCTCTCTCACGAGCCGGTCTCGGACAGCTGCTGCTTCGTCGTACGGAATCAGGTAGTGAGTGAGGATCACCGCGGCGACGATCATAATCGGGGCACCGACCGCCTGCGCGAGTGCGAACTGCCAGCCGAGAAGCGCCCAGATGAGAAATGTGAGGGCGATAACGAAGTTCGTTGATGCAATCAGGAACGCGACGGACGGGATGATGTGCGCGCCTTTCTTGAAGAGCGTCTTCGTCGCGGCGATATCGCCGAACGAACAGGACGTCGAGGCGAACCCGAAGGCCGAGGCGTAGAAGACCGACCGCGGACTCGCGTCGCCCATGTACTGGACCATTCCCTCCTTGGAGACGAACGCCTGAATTGCCCCCGAGAGCATGAACCCAAACAGCAGCGCCCACAGCGACTGCCAGAGAAAGTACCCCGTCGTCCAGAGCGCATCACCGACGAACGAGAGGATGGACCAAATCATACGGACGAGTCACTCCAGCGGGAGTCAGTTTCTCTCCGCGTATTTCTGTGAGCGGACCATCTGTCGACTTCGACCGCTCTGCTCGGTACTGGGTTCATTACACGAATTTCGTCCCCGTTGGCGAGGCACTTTCCTCCGTCAGTGTTGATGGATTCCGTTTCGGTTGTCATAGGTCTCTGAGTGGCTGAAATGGCGGGATGGGAGAACTTAGAGTTCGAGCTTCCCAAGCCGCGCCGAGTTCGTGATGACGGAGACGCTCGAGGTGATCATCGCGGCGACCGCAATGACCGGGTGGAGCAGTCCGAAGAACGCGATCGGGATGGCGACCGCGTTGTAGATGAACGCCCAGAAGAGGTTCTGCTTGATCTTCGCGAAGATCCGTTCGGAGAGGGTAAAGGCGTCTACGAGCGCGTCGAGCTGTCCGCGGACGAGGCTGACGTCGCTGGATTGGATCGCGATGTCGGTTCCCGTCCCGATGGCGATGCCGACGTTGGCCTGCTTGAGCGCCGGCGCGTCGTTGATGCCGTCACCGACCATCCCAACGTTGTACCCCTCGTCTTGCAACTGCGCGACCTGTTCGATTTTGTCTTGGGGCAGCACGCTGGCCATCACCCGGTCGGGATCGATGTCGACCTGTCCCGCGATTGCACGGGCCGTTCGCTCGTTGTCACCCGTGATCATCCACGTCTCGACACCACGTTCGTGCAGTTCCGAGATTGCCTTCACAGAGCCTTCTTTGATCGTATCTGCGGTGCTAACCAGTCCAACCGGTTCGCCCTCGAGGCCGACGATCACCGTCGTCTTTCCGTCCTGCTCGAGGTCGCGCAGTTGGTCGGTGATTCGCGTCGGGAGCGTGACCTCGAGTTCGTCTTCGAAGAACCGGGGGTTGCCGACGGCGACCTCGCGACCGTCGACGGTTGCCTGAATTCCCTTGCCGGGAACGCTCTCGAACGCGTCTGGGTCCGAGAGTTCGATTCCCGACTCCTCGGCGTATTCGATGACCGCCTCGCCGATTGGGTGTTCGCTCCCACGTTCGGCGGACGCGGCGAGTCTGACGAGTTCGTCCTCGTCGAGTTCACTACTCGAGGCAACCGCAGCGTCGTCACCGGGGTCGTCGGTTGCAGTCCCACCGTCAGTAGCGCGCTGCCGACCGGCATCGACGACCACGTCAGTAACCGAGTGGTCGCCTTCGGTGATGGTCCCCGTCTTGTCGAGGACGACGACGTCGAGGTCTTTCATCGTCTGAATGGCCTCGCCGTCACGGAACAGGATGCCATTTTCGGCGGCCTTGCCCGTCCCGGCCATGAGCGCCGTCGGCGTTGCCAACCCGAGTGCACAGGGACACGAGATCACGAGGACGGCGACGGCTGCGAAGATGCCCAGCGTGAGCGGATCGAGTGCGAGGTCTACCCACGGGAGGTACGGTGCACCGACGCTGGCGACGGCCTCCATCGGGCCCGGCGTGAGCCACCACAGCAGGAAGGATAGTCCCGCGAGGGCGAGTACCGTCGGGACGAAGTAGTTCGTGATGCGGTCGGTGAGCGCCTGAATCGGCACCGTCGTCCCCTGGGCCTCCTCGACGAGTTCGACGACCTCCGAGAGGAAGGTGTCGTCGCCCACCTTGGTCGCCTCGACTCTGAGCAACCCGGCGTTATTGACCGTCGACCCAATCACGTCGTCTCCTTCTTCTTTAGTTACGGGATCAGACTCGCCCGTGACCATCGACTCGTCGACGTTGCTTCGTCCGTCGACCACCACGCCGTCGACGGGAATCTTCTCGCCCGGTCGGACGACCATCACGTCGCCAACGTCGACTTCCTCGACGGGAACCTCGACCTCTTTGCCGTTCCGGAGGACCCGCGCCGTCTCCGCTTGCATCGACATTAGCCCCTCGATGGCCGAACTCGCACGACCCTTTGCGCGGTGCTCGAGGTAGGTGCCGACGTTGTGTGAGGCCATAATCATCGCGCCGACGCCGGCGTAGTTCTCCATCGGCGTCACGAAGACCATCACGCCGGTCGCCCACGCGACGAGCGTCCCGACCGAGATCAGGGCGTGCATGTTGAACACGCCGTTTTTGAGTCCTCGGTACGCCGCCGAGTGCGTTCGGAGCCCGTAGTAGAAGACGACGGGTGTTGCGAAGATGAGCATGAGGACGTCGATCTGAAACCCGCTCAACGTGTCCAGCGGCGTCCACATGAAGACCATCAACAGGACAATGGGTGACGTGACGATCCACGCACGAATCCCCAGCCGACGAAGGTTCTGTAGCTCGTCTTCGTCTTCCATCTCGTGGCCATCGTCGAGGAGTTCTTCCCGGACGCCGTAGCCAGCGTCCTCGACGGCTGCGACGAGTTCGTCCGTGCGTACGTCCGGGTCGTGCTGGACGTCCGCACGCTCCGTCGCAAAGTTAACCGACGCTTCCTCGACGCCGTCGACATCCTCGAGACTGGTTGCAATTGTCGAGGCACACGTCGTACACGACATGCCCGAGAGGGACAGGTCAGTTCGTTCTAGGTTTTGGTGATCGTGTGGCATGGTGACTCCACCTCGTGGTATCCTACGGGCTACAGTTTGAAGCGAATTGTCGTTACAAATACTCGAATCGAGAGGGGCACAAATTTTCAAATCGAAAGTCGGAGAACGGCAGTCACTCGGCCCCTTCCTGAATCGATTCGTAGCGCCGTTCGTACATTTGCTTACAGGAACTGCAACAGAACACTGTAATCTCGCCGTCGAAACGAGCAGTCTCGCCGTCACTCGTCACGGTATTGTCACAGACTGCACAGGAGAGGCTGAAATCAGCCGGATTTATTCCAGTGTTCCACTCGTAGTGAGCGAGCGGCTTGATATCGTACGACACCAGGTCAGCAACGTCGATTGCCTCCCGGAACCACGAATGAACGTCCTGATTCGGCGCATTCACGTGCGCAACGATACTCCCATCCAGTTGCTGGAAACTGTGCTCAGTTTCCTCGAGAGTAGAGATGTGTTCGAACACCCGTTCGACGGCTTTCGGATCGACTTCCAGATGCAACAGCACCGGCACGTGATTCTGGAGTTTTCGCCGATCGACATCGAGCGTGAAGTGCTGTATAATCTCGAGTTCCTGTAGCCGAGCAACCCGATCAGAGACTGCTGGCGGTGTCAAACCGACATGTTCAGCAATCTCGCTATACGGTCGCCGCGCATCCTCGAGTAACAACCGGAGTATCTCGAGATCGGTTTCATCTGGACTCCGCATAGACACATCTACCACAGCCATTGATTTAACCGTACCCGTGGATTCGCTTCATATTCGAAAGTATAGAGGGCCAGTCGCTGAATGTTTGAAACAGAAGTTGGAGTCCCAGACGGGGGTACTAGCACAACATGGCACGAAGATCAGTGTCACCGGGGAGAGTTGTGCAGGGTGCAAACAGACCGTCGAAGAGGCACTTCATGCACTCGAGGGTGTGACTCGAGTCAGTGCTGACCACGAGGCAGCGGCCGTCGAAAGGAGCATCGACGGGGACGTTCCAGATGAAAAGCAACAGAGTACCCTCGAGGATTCAGAGGGCGAAATTGAGGGCTAACGAGTCGTCTACAATGTCGTCAGGGTTCGTTCATTGGCCGACAGCATCACTTTACAGAAGATGTTGAACGTCACTGCGTTACTCACGCAATCAGACAGATGCGCTCGGTCCGGTAGACGTCAAGCGTGTCACCGAACATCGGCTCAGAACCGTGCAGTTTCTGGATGGGCCCTGACGGATTCGAACCATCGACCACTCGGTATCCCACACAACCGAACTCTGCCGGTCGCGTTATGAGCCGAGCGCTCTAACCAGACTGAGCTAAGGGCCCGCTATCCCGAGAAAAACGTGGCCGGAAGTTAACCCTTACTCTTAGTCGCCGCCTCGAGCAGTCACCTTCTACACCAAGTACGTGCATGCGATTCGGCGACGGGCCTATGTATCAGGCGACCGAACAGCCGCTAATGGCGGATCGGCGTCGGCTCGAGCGATTCCTGCGGTCGACACTGCAGGAAGCAGGAGAGCAGTACGAGCAACTGCGCGGTTCGACGGATAGCCAACTCGAGGAGGCACGTGCGGCCTACGAAGTGGCGAAAAACGCGCGGGGGTTGCCGTCAGACGAGGAGGGACGGGCAAAGATTGTTTGTCGGCGCTATGCAGAACAGCGAGCGGCGATGCTCGACGATCAGTATCGTCCCGCGTGTTATGAGGCAGGCCATCCGGACTGTGAGGGGTGTGCAGAGGACGTACAGTCCGGCCGCATTGAAACGTGGTGACCGCGCGGGTGCGGTAGTTAACTGCCGTTTGACGTCTCGTCTAGTTCTGTGTCTGGATCTGTTCCTGAGCGACCGGTATCATTCACAGTCTCCTCAGCAGCGGGCCAGACGGCCCAGCCGATGATGGCGGCAACGATGAGAAGGCCGAGGA is part of the Natronolimnobius sp. AArcel1 genome and encodes:
- a CDS encoding permease, producing MIWSILSFVGDALWTTGYFLWQSLWALLFGFMLSGAIQAFVSKEGMVQYMGDASPRSVFYASAFGFASTSCSFGDIAATKTLFKKGAHIIPSVAFLIASTNFVIALTFLIWALLGWQFALAQAVGAPIMIVAAVILTHYLIPYDEAAAVRDRLVREEQPVVTDPVCKMRMNRENAISVEYKNEGVHFCSDQCQSLFEQNPDAHTTSWRKKITSWNGWVEAANQTRRDVKMLGNPLLAGFFIAGFAATVIPNWAWNALFGAGGEGVTGVLYSSAVGPLVSLVAFVGSMGNIPLAAVLWGSGFLFAGVIAYIYADLIVPQLIHIYRQIFGSRIGNRLTLILYISMATAGFIVYYLFAVLDLIPDVALADPGAGITVFGVDPITIMNVIFIFVGLGFVWLVVQGRKGAPEDRTVEDPVTGAELTVKDADYCTVYDESIYYFESDDSRQLFRQAPESHL
- a CDS encoding cation-translocating P-type ATPase, whose product is MPHDHQNLERTDLSLSGMSCTTCASTIATSLEDVDGVEEASVNFATERADVQHDPDVRTDELVAAVEDAGYGVREELLDDGHEMEDEDELQNLRRLGIRAWIVTSPIVLLMVFMWTPLDTLSGFQIDVLMLIFATPVVFYYGLRTHSAAYRGLKNGVFNMHALISVGTLVAWATGVMVFVTPMENYAGVGAMIMASHNVGTYLEHRAKGRASSAIEGLMSMQAETARVLRNGKEVEVPVEEVDVGDVMVVRPGEKIPVDGVVVDGRSNVDESMVTGESDPVTKEEGDDVIGSTVNNAGLLRVEATKVGDDTFLSEVVELVEEAQGTTVPIQALTDRITNYFVPTVLALAGLSFLLWWLTPGPMEAVASVGAPYLPWVDLALDPLTLGIFAAVAVLVISCPCALGLATPTALMAGTGKAAENGILFRDGEAIQTMKDLDVVVLDKTGTITEGDHSVTDVVVDAGRQRATDGGTATDDPGDDAAVASSSELDEDELVRLAASAERGSEHPIGEAVIEYAEESGIELSDPDAFESVPGKGIQATVDGREVAVGNPRFFEDELEVTLPTRITDQLRDLEQDGKTTVIVGLEGEPVGLVSTADTIKEGSVKAISELHERGVETWMITGDNERTARAIAGQVDIDPDRVMASVLPQDKIEQVAQLQDEGYNVGMVGDGINDAPALKQANVGIAIGTGTDIAIQSSDVSLVRGQLDALVDAFTLSERIFAKIKQNLFWAFIYNAVAIPIAFFGLLHPVIAVAAMITSSVSVITNSARLGKLEL
- a CDS encoding CbaC protein; this translates as MRISKGGLLVVLAFTVPFLVELRTVLAWFNIELTPLESVILGLLIVAAIIGWAVWPAAEETVNDTGRSGTDPDTELDETSNGS
- a CDS encoding heavy-metal-associated domain-containing protein produces the protein MKQKLESQTGVLAQHGTKISVTGESCAGCKQTVEEALHALEGVTRVSADHEAAAVERSIDGDVPDEKQQSTLEDSEGEIEG
- a CDS encoding AsnC family transcriptional regulator yields the protein MRSPDETDLEILRLLLEDARRPYSEIAEHVGLTPPAVSDRVARLQELEIIQHFTLDVDRRKLQNHVPVLLHLEVDPKAVERVFEHISTLEETEHSFQQLDGSIVAHVNAPNQDVHSWFREAIDVADLVSYDIKPLAHYEWNTGINPADFSLSCAVCDNTVTSDGETARFDGEITVFCCSSCKQMYERRYESIQEGAE